Below is a genomic region from Acidimicrobiales bacterium.
CGGGGTCGCCCTCGACGGCGTCGACGACGCCCTCGTCGAACTCCTCCCGGCGGACGTCGATGTCGGTGTCGAACACCCCGGCCGTCGTGCGGCGCACGTCCACCGGGACCAGGCCGGCCTCCCGGAAGGTCTCGTACACCGAGCCCCGCGTGAAGAAGCGCACGCGGGTGGCGTCCAGCAGGCCGAGCGGCCGGTAGTCGAATCGCCCCTTCAGCAGAGCGAGGCGCACCGCGCCGTGGGCGACGTTGGGGATGGAGGCCACGACCGCCCCCGTGTCGACGAGAAGCGGGCGCACCCTCCGCAGGGTCGCGACGGGGTCGGCGACGCGGTCCAGGACGTCGCCGAACACCACGACGTCGAAGCTCTCCTTGCCGAAATGGCGGACCAGGTCGAGCTCGTCCACGTCACCGATGAGCACCTCGTCGAGGACCTCGGCGGCCGCCTCGGCGGCCGCCTCGTCGATCTCCACGCCGGCGACCCGGCAGCCCCGGGCCTTCAGGGCGCGGCCCAGATGGCCGGCGCCGCAGCCGACGTCCAGCACGCGACGGTCCGGCCCGGTCAGCTCGACGAGGAGGGCATGGCTCGTGTCCGGGTTGGGGAGGTCGATCTCGGCCCCGTGTCTCATTCGCCTCCTCTGCTCCGCCCCCGGGCGTCGCATCCCCGTCGAGATCGAGCCGGGAGCCTAATCGTTCCCCCGGGCGGGCCCGGCGCGCAGGCCCTAACGTGCGGGCCGTGGGAGGACAGTCGGGTCGGCGCATCGCGGTGGTCACCCCCGAGCCGCTCACCAGGCGCATGGCCGGGCCCGCCATCCGGGCCTGGCACATGGCCGAGGCCCTGGGCGGCGAGCACGAGGTGGAGCTCGCCACCACCGGCGCGTGCGAGCGGTTCCACTCCCGGTTCCACGCCTCGTCGGTCTCGGCCGGCGGGATGCGCCGCCTGGAGCGGTGGTGCGACGTGCTGGTGTTCCAGGGCGGCCTGCTGCACGACCACCCGTTCCTGAACGACTCGCCCAAGGTGCTGGTCGCCGACGTCTACGACCCGTTCCACCTCGAGAACTTCGAGCAGACGCGGGGGCAGGCGCCGGCGGTGCGCGACGGCACCGTCCGTCGCCTCACCGAGGTGTTGAACGAGCAGCTCCGGCGGGGCGACTTCTTCCTGTGCGCGTCCGAGCGACAGCGGGACTTCTGGCTCGGGGGGCTGGCCGCCCTCGGCCGCGTCAACCCGGCGAACTACGACGCCGACCCGACCCTGCGGTCGCTCGTGGACGTGGTGCCGTTCGGACTGCCCGGCGCCGCGCCGCAGAAGGCCCACCCGGTGGTCCGGGGCGTCGTCCCCGGGATCAGCTGGGACGACAAGGTGATCCTGTGGGCGGGCGGCGTCTACAACTGGCTGGACCCGCTGACCCTGGTCCGGGCCGTCGACCGCCTCCGCCACCGCGTCCCGAACGTGCGGCTCTACTTCCTCGGCCTCCAGCACCCCAACCCCGACATCCCCGGGATGCGGGTGGCCACCGAGCTGCGCCGGCTGGCCGAGCAGCTCGGCCTGGTCGGGACGTCGGTGTTCTTCAACGAGGGCTGGGTCGACTACGAGTCCCGGGCCGACTTCCTGCTGGAGGCGGACGTGGGGGTGAGCACCCACCTGGACCACGTCGAGACGGCGTACTCGTTCCGCAGCCGGATGCTCGACTACCTGTGGGCCGGGCTGCCCGTCGTCG
It encodes:
- a CDS encoding class I SAM-dependent methyltransferase: MRHGAEIDLPNPDTSHALLVELTGPDRRVLDVGCGAGHLGRALKARGCRVAGVEIDEAAAEAAAEVLDEVLIGDVDELDLVRHFGKESFDVVVFGDVLDRVADPVATLRRVRPLLVDTGAVVASIPNVAHGAVRLALLKGRFDYRPLGLLDATRVRFFTRGSVYETFREAGLVPVDVRRTTAGVFDTDIDVRREEFDEGVVDAVEGDP
- a CDS encoding glycosyltransferase family 4 protein translates to MGGQSGRRIAVVTPEPLTRRMAGPAIRAWHMAEALGGEHEVELATTGACERFHSRFHASSVSAGGMRRLERWCDVLVFQGGLLHDHPFLNDSPKVLVADVYDPFHLENFEQTRGQAPAVRDGTVRRLTEVLNEQLRRGDFFLCASERQRDFWLGGLAALGRVNPANYDADPTLRSLVDVVPFGLPGAAPQKAHPVVRGVVPGISWDDKVILWAGGVYNWLDPLTLVRAVDRLRHRVPNVRLYFLGLQHPNPDIPGMRVATELRRLAEQLGLVGTSVFFNEGWVDYESRADFLLEADVGVSTHLDHVETAYSFRSRMLDYLWAGLPVVATGGDAFADLIADEDLGAAVPPGDEEALAEALFDLLADDRRAKECRENVARVAPRFTWENALEPLLAFCRDPRRAPDLAAGRNAPAPALSVVGRRARWLSAAPRMVAATYRDGGAHLVLRRAAGKARRVLGAR